One Vitis riparia cultivar Riparia Gloire de Montpellier isolate 1030 chromosome 4, EGFV_Vit.rip_1.0, whole genome shotgun sequence genomic window carries:
- the LOC117913287 gene encoding uncharacterized protein LOC117913287, which yields MTSFNPLANILTQNKLEGPNYVDWKRNLDILLTAEEYKFVLNEVCPEKPGEGATQDQIKAHQKWVKADEMARCYILASMSNVLQHQHQKMDTAYDILENLKEMFGDQTSAARQNALREILTSKMEEGTQVRTHVLKMMSLLNDMEVLGAEVDKATQIEMVLNTLPPSFQQFRLNYNMNKMDFTLSKLLNELVAAETIIKQGAAPVVLNIERASSSIQKKGKKKKNVKPNKNAKR from the exons ATGACATCTTTCAATCCCTTAGCCAATATCCTAACCCAAAACAAGCTTGAGGGTCCTAACTATGTTGATTGGAAAAGAAACTTGGACATTTTGCTTACTGCAGAAGAATATAAGTTTGTGCTCAATGAAGTGTGTCCTGAAAAACCCGGTGAAGGTGCCACTCAAGATCAAATTAAGGCTCACCAGAAATGGGTTAAAGCTGATGAGATGGCGCGATGTTACATTTTGGCATCTATGTCAAATGTTTTGCAACATCAACATCAGAAAATGGATACAGCTTATGACATCTTAGAAAATCTCAAGGAGATGTTTGGAGACCAAACTAGTGCAGCAAGGCAGAACGCACTAAGGGAGATCCTGACTTCTAAAATGGAGGAAGGAACTCAAGTAAGAACTCATGTTTTGAAGATGATGAGTCTTCTGAATGACATGGAGGTTCTAGGTGCTGAAGTTGACAAGGCTACTCAGATTGAGATGGTCTTGAACACTCTGCCTCCCAGTTTTCAGCAGTTTCGTTTGAACTATAACATGAATAAAATGGATTTTACTCTGTCTAAACTGCTGAATGAGCTGGTAGCTGCTGAGACTATTATTAAGCAAGGAGCTGCACCTGTTGTGCTTAACATTGAGCGAGCTTCTTCATCTATCCAGAAAAAgggtaagaaaaagaaaaatgttaagcCGAACAAAAATG CCAAAAGGTAA